GACTATCGTCAGGAATTGGCTCTCCCGAAGCTTGCAGATCCTCGAGATAAAGTTCAATAGCTTCCTTAGCCATTGCCCTTGCTTCTTGGACATCTTTCCCCCAAGTGATACAGCCAGACAAGGAAGGAACAGTAACGGTATATCCTCCCTCAATCTCGGGATGTAGGACTATTCTGAATGTTTGCATAGTTCAAATTTAAGCGTTTTTATTAGACTTTAGTTCAGCATTGTTTTTCTTTCCATTTAAGATAATCCAGATAGCGCAAATAGTCGTGCCAGTATATCCCGTCAAAGTCTGCGATATCGGGAACGTTTTGCCCCTTGATCCATTCCCTGAACAGCTCAGGACGTTCGACTTGGCTTACCTCAGCGAAATCATGACCGTCAATATTTACCCTTTTAGCCCTCATTTTTCCCTTTTGTCTTTTTCGTCTAAGTAATCCCAAAGCTTCTGACTTTCATAAATCGTCTTTTCTGTTCTAGGAACCTCACCGAATATCTTTTCTACTTTTTCACGCAAAATATTATCTGCATCCTGATGCATTGCAAAATAATAATCAGTCTCTGGATTAGAAGATCCAGGATCAGAGCTTATCAAACCAATGTGC
The window above is part of the Marivirga tractuosa DSM 4126 genome. Proteins encoded here:
- a CDS encoding type II toxin-antitoxin system HicB family antitoxin; this encodes MQTFRIVLHPEIEGGYTVTVPSLSGCITWGKDVQEARAMAKEAIELYLEDLQASGEPIPDDSQSLELSLTVA